A window from Betta splendens chromosome 1, fBetSpl5.4, whole genome shotgun sequence encodes these proteins:
- the clockb gene encoding clock circadian regulator b isoform X2 translates to MTSSIGDDCSIFDGLMEEDEKDKAKRVSRNKSEKKRRDQFNVLIKELGTMLPGNTRKMDKSTILQKSIDFLRKHKEIAAQSESSEIRQDWKPPFLSNEEFTQLMLEALDGFFIAIMTDGNILYVSESVTSLLEHLPADLVDQNLLNFLPVGEHSEVYKALSTHPSDAESLSSDYLKTKNHMEFCCHILRGAIDPKEDPIYEYVKFIGNFKSVNNVPNVTRNGLAGVLQRSLQPAFDDHVCFVATVRLAKPQFIKEMCTVEEPNEEFTSRHSLEWKFLFLDHRAPPIIGYLPFEVLGTSGYDYYHVDDLETLARCHEHLMQYGKGKSCYYRFLTKGQQWIWLQTHYYITYHQWNSRPEFIVCTHTVVSYAEVRAEQRRELGIEESNPEVTVDKSQDSESESQLNTSSLKEALERFDHSRTPSTSSRSSRKSSSHVSDNTCTFLSTATASKLHMDTATPPRQSLASTMEMTPQRRSSISSQSMSSQTTGQSVTPGMITQQQQQQQQQQQQQQQQQQQQQQQQQQQQQQQQQQQQQQQQQQQQQQQQQQQQQQQQQQQQQQQQQQQQQQQQQQQQQLQANVQPVMEFSAQVNAMQHLKEQLEQRTRMIQANIQRQQEELRHIQEQLQRVQGQGIQMLLQQGGGAMNVQLPQVAPVQQTPALTSQVQQTTINPVHSGTQQLTIQQQAPPPQQSLQQQTNALTQQQRQQPPQAQPQTQGSVSAPLYNTMMISQPGQPNVLQISTSLPQNNTQQGTAVATFTQDRQIRFPAGQQLVTKLVTAPMACGAVMVPTSMFMGQVVTAYNPFGGQQGGQTQTLTLQPAQPSQGQPDGQSQTAVVAQSGQQGQQQQQQFLQGTRLLHSNQSTQLILQAAFPLQQQGTFTQATHQQQAQQQQQQQQQQQQQQQQRQQQQQQQQQQQQQRQQQQQSHHQRHQQQLKPQPQKQQKAPSMHRTDSVSSQPQ, encoded by the exons ATGACATCAAGCATAGg GGATGATTGTAGCATCTTTGATGGGTTGATGGAAGAAGATGAAAAGGACAAAGCAAAACG tgTGTCCCGTAACAAGTCAGAGAAGAAACGGAGAGACCAGTTCAATGTCCTCATCAAGGAACTTGGCACAATGTTGCCTGGCAACACCAGGAAGATGGACAAGTCCACCATCCTACAGAAAAGCATTGACTTCCTGCGAAAACACAAAG AGATCGCAGCTCAGTCGGAGTCAAGTGAGATCAGGCAGGACTGGAAGCCTCCGTTTCTTAGCAACGAAGAGTTCACCCAGCTCATGCTAGAG GCTCTGGATGGGTTCTTTATTGCAATAATGACTGATGGGAACATCCTCTATGTCTCTGAAAGTGTCACCTCGTTACTAGAACACCTCCCG GCGGACTTGGTGGATCAGAACCTGTTAAACTTCCTGCCTGTCGGTGAACACTCCGAAGTGTACAAAGCTCTGTCTACACACCCCAGCGATGCAGAGAGCCTTAGCTCTGATTATCTGAAAA CTAAGAATCACATGGAATTCTGTTGCCATATTTTACGAGGGGCCATTGATCCAAAAGAAGACCCCATCTATGAATATGTTAAGTTCATTGGCAACTTTAAGTCAGTCAACAATG TTCCCAATGTGACGAGGAATGGGCTGGCAGGTGTGTTACAGCGATCACTACAGCCTGCGTTTGATGACCATGTGTGCTTTGTAGCCACAGTGCGGTTGGCCAAACCTCAGTTTATCAAG GAGATGTGTACAGTGGAAGAGCCCAATGAAGAATTCACATCCAGGCACAGCTTAGAATGGAAGTTTCTCTTCTTAGACCACAG AGCTCCACCAATCATAGGCTACCTGCCTTTCGAGGTTCTTGGAACATCAGGGTACGACTATTACCATGTGGATGACCTGGAGACACTAGCCAGATGTCACGAACACT TAATGCAATACGGCAAAGGGAAGTCGTGCTACTACCGTTTCCTGACTAAAGGTCAACAGTGGATCTGGCTACAGACACACTACTACATCACTTATCACCAGTGGAACTCTCGACCTGAGTTTattgtctgcacacacacagtagtcag CTATGCAGAAGTGAGGGCAGAACAGCGCAGAGAGCTGGGTATTGAAGAGTCTAACCCAGAGGTCACTGTGGATAAG AGTCAGGACTCTGAGTCAGAGTCACAGTTGAATACATCCAGCCTCAAAGAGGCTCTGGAGCGATTTGACCACAGCCGcacaccctccacctcctcacggAGTTCCCGCAAGTCCTCATCGCATGTCTCTGACAACACTTGCACTT TTCTCTCTACAGCAACAGCCTCCAAGCTACATATGGACACAGCCACGCCTCCACGGCAGTCGCTTGCTTCCACAATGGAGATGACGCCACAACGTCGGTCTTCGatcagcagtcag TCAATGAGTTCTCAGACAACAGGCCAGAGTGTGACTCCAGGCATgatcactcagcagcagcagcaacagcagcaacaacaacagcaacagcagcagcaacaacaacagcaacagcagcagcaacaacaacagcaacagcaacagcagcaacaacaacagcaacaacagcagcaacaacagcagcagcaacaacaacagcagcagcaacagcagcagcaacaacaacagcagcagcaacagcagcagcagcaacaacaacagcaacaacagcaacaacagcagctacagGCAAATGTACAG CCGGTGATGGAGTTCTCAGCGCAGGTGAATGCCATGCAGCATttaaaggagcagctggagcagaggacCAGAATGATCCAGGCCAACATTCAACGACAGCAGGAGGAGCTAAGACATATCCAGGAGCAGTTGCAGAGAGTCCAGGGCCAGGGCATACAG ATGTTGCTACAGCAGGGGGGTGGAGCCATGAACGTACAGCTCCCTCAAGTAGCACCGGTCCAGCAAACTCCTGCTTTGACTAGTCAGGTCCAGCAAACAACTATCAACCCCGTTCATTCAGGAACTCAGCAACTTACCATCCAGCAACAAGCTCCCCCTCCCCAGCAGAGCCTACAGCAGCAGACCAACGCCCTCACACAG cagcagcgccagcaacCTCCCCAGGCTCAGCCCCAGACCCAGGGCTCTGTGTCTGCCCCATTGTACAACACCATGATGATTTCCCAGCCAGGGCAACCCAATGTGCTGCAAATCAGCACCAGCTTACCGCAAAACAACACCCAGCAAGGCACAGCTGTGGCCACCTTTACACAGGACCGTCAGATACG CTTTCCAGCAGGGCAGCAGCTGGTGACAAAGCTTGTTACAGCACCCATGGCATGTGGCGCAGTCATGGTACCGACCTCCATGTTTATGGGCCAGGTGGTCACCGCGTACAACCCCTTTGGTGGTCAGCAG GGAGGGCAGACCCAGACCCTAACTCTGCAACCGGCACAACCATCCCAAGGTCAGCCCGATGGTCAAAGCCAGACAGCTGTAGTGGCACAGAGTGGCCAGCAggggcagcagcaacaacagcagttcTTACAG GGCACTCGTCTTCTCCATAGTAACCAGTCTACTCAGCTGATTCTGCAGGCAGCTTTCCCACTCCAACAACAGGGCACATTCACCCAGGCAACACACCAACAgcaagcacagcagcaacaacaacaacaacaacaacagcagcaacagcagcagcaaaggcagcaacagcagcaacaacaacagcaacagcagcagcaaagacaacagcagcaacaatctcaccaccagaggcaccaacagcagctcaaaccacagccccaaaaacagcagaaagcgCCATCAATGCACAGGACTGACAGTGTGAGCAGCCAACCACAGTGA
- the clockb gene encoding clock circadian regulator b isoform X1: MTSSIGDDCSIFDGLMEEDEKDKAKRVSRNKSEKKRRDQFNVLIKELGTMLPGNTRKMDKSTILQKSIDFLRKHKEIAAQSESSEIRQDWKPPFLSNEEFTQLMLEALDGFFIAIMTDGNILYVSESVTSLLEHLPADLVDQNLLNFLPVGEHSEVYKALSTHPSDAESLSSDYLKTKNHMEFCCHILRGAIDPKEDPIYEYVKFIGNFKSVNNVPNVTRNGLAGVLQRSLQPAFDDHVCFVATVRLAKPQFIKEMCTVEEPNEEFTSRHSLEWKFLFLDHRAPPIIGYLPFEVLGTSGYDYYHVDDLETLARCHEHLMQYGKGKSCYYRFLTKGQQWIWLQTHYYITYHQWNSRPEFIVCTHTVVSYAEVRAEQRRELGIEESNPEVTVDKSQDSESESQLNTSSLKEALERFDHSRTPSTSSRSSRKSSSHVSDNTCTFLSTATASKLHMDTATPPRQSLASTMEMTPQRRSSISSQSMSSQTTGQSVTPGMITQQQQQQQQQQQQQQQQQQQQQQQQQQQQQQQQQQQQQQQQQQQQQQQQQQQQQQQQQQQQQQQQQQQQQQQQQQQQQLQANVQPVMEFSAQVNAMQHLKEQLEQRTRMIQANIQRQQEELRHIQEQLQRVQGQGIQMLLQQGGGAMNVQLPQVAPVQQTPALTSQVQQTTINPVHSGTQQLTIQQQAPPPQQSLQQQTNALTQQQRQQPPQAQPQTQGSVSAPLYNTMMISQPGQPNVLQISTSLPQNNTQQGTAVATFTQDRQIRFPAGQQLVTKLVTAPMACGAVMVPTSMFMGQVVTAYNPFGGQQQGGQTQTLTLQPAQPSQGQPDGQSQTAVVAQSGQQGQQQQQQFLQGTRLLHSNQSTQLILQAAFPLQQQGTFTQATHQQQAQQQQQQQQQQQQQQQQRQQQQQQQQQQQQQRQQQQQSHHQRHQQQLKPQPQKQQKAPSMHRTDSVSSQPQ, encoded by the exons ATGACATCAAGCATAGg GGATGATTGTAGCATCTTTGATGGGTTGATGGAAGAAGATGAAAAGGACAAAGCAAAACG tgTGTCCCGTAACAAGTCAGAGAAGAAACGGAGAGACCAGTTCAATGTCCTCATCAAGGAACTTGGCACAATGTTGCCTGGCAACACCAGGAAGATGGACAAGTCCACCATCCTACAGAAAAGCATTGACTTCCTGCGAAAACACAAAG AGATCGCAGCTCAGTCGGAGTCAAGTGAGATCAGGCAGGACTGGAAGCCTCCGTTTCTTAGCAACGAAGAGTTCACCCAGCTCATGCTAGAG GCTCTGGATGGGTTCTTTATTGCAATAATGACTGATGGGAACATCCTCTATGTCTCTGAAAGTGTCACCTCGTTACTAGAACACCTCCCG GCGGACTTGGTGGATCAGAACCTGTTAAACTTCCTGCCTGTCGGTGAACACTCCGAAGTGTACAAAGCTCTGTCTACACACCCCAGCGATGCAGAGAGCCTTAGCTCTGATTATCTGAAAA CTAAGAATCACATGGAATTCTGTTGCCATATTTTACGAGGGGCCATTGATCCAAAAGAAGACCCCATCTATGAATATGTTAAGTTCATTGGCAACTTTAAGTCAGTCAACAATG TTCCCAATGTGACGAGGAATGGGCTGGCAGGTGTGTTACAGCGATCACTACAGCCTGCGTTTGATGACCATGTGTGCTTTGTAGCCACAGTGCGGTTGGCCAAACCTCAGTTTATCAAG GAGATGTGTACAGTGGAAGAGCCCAATGAAGAATTCACATCCAGGCACAGCTTAGAATGGAAGTTTCTCTTCTTAGACCACAG AGCTCCACCAATCATAGGCTACCTGCCTTTCGAGGTTCTTGGAACATCAGGGTACGACTATTACCATGTGGATGACCTGGAGACACTAGCCAGATGTCACGAACACT TAATGCAATACGGCAAAGGGAAGTCGTGCTACTACCGTTTCCTGACTAAAGGTCAACAGTGGATCTGGCTACAGACACACTACTACATCACTTATCACCAGTGGAACTCTCGACCTGAGTTTattgtctgcacacacacagtagtcag CTATGCAGAAGTGAGGGCAGAACAGCGCAGAGAGCTGGGTATTGAAGAGTCTAACCCAGAGGTCACTGTGGATAAG AGTCAGGACTCTGAGTCAGAGTCACAGTTGAATACATCCAGCCTCAAAGAGGCTCTGGAGCGATTTGACCACAGCCGcacaccctccacctcctcacggAGTTCCCGCAAGTCCTCATCGCATGTCTCTGACAACACTTGCACTT TTCTCTCTACAGCAACAGCCTCCAAGCTACATATGGACACAGCCACGCCTCCACGGCAGTCGCTTGCTTCCACAATGGAGATGACGCCACAACGTCGGTCTTCGatcagcagtcag TCAATGAGTTCTCAGACAACAGGCCAGAGTGTGACTCCAGGCATgatcactcagcagcagcagcaacagcagcaacaacaacagcaacagcagcagcaacaacaacagcaacagcagcagcaacaacaacagcaacagcaacagcagcaacaacaacagcaacaacagcagcaacaacagcagcagcaacaacaacagcagcagcaacagcagcagcaacaacaacagcagcagcaacagcagcagcagcaacaacaacagcaacaacagcaacaacagcagctacagGCAAATGTACAG CCGGTGATGGAGTTCTCAGCGCAGGTGAATGCCATGCAGCATttaaaggagcagctggagcagaggacCAGAATGATCCAGGCCAACATTCAACGACAGCAGGAGGAGCTAAGACATATCCAGGAGCAGTTGCAGAGAGTCCAGGGCCAGGGCATACAG ATGTTGCTACAGCAGGGGGGTGGAGCCATGAACGTACAGCTCCCTCAAGTAGCACCGGTCCAGCAAACTCCTGCTTTGACTAGTCAGGTCCAGCAAACAACTATCAACCCCGTTCATTCAGGAACTCAGCAACTTACCATCCAGCAACAAGCTCCCCCTCCCCAGCAGAGCCTACAGCAGCAGACCAACGCCCTCACACAG cagcagcgccagcaacCTCCCCAGGCTCAGCCCCAGACCCAGGGCTCTGTGTCTGCCCCATTGTACAACACCATGATGATTTCCCAGCCAGGGCAACCCAATGTGCTGCAAATCAGCACCAGCTTACCGCAAAACAACACCCAGCAAGGCACAGCTGTGGCCACCTTTACACAGGACCGTCAGATACG CTTTCCAGCAGGGCAGCAGCTGGTGACAAAGCTTGTTACAGCACCCATGGCATGTGGCGCAGTCATGGTACCGACCTCCATGTTTATGGGCCAGGTGGTCACCGCGTACAACCCCTTTGGTGGTCAGCAG CAGGGAGGGCAGACCCAGACCCTAACTCTGCAACCGGCACAACCATCCCAAGGTCAGCCCGATGGTCAAAGCCAGACAGCTGTAGTGGCACAGAGTGGCCAGCAggggcagcagcaacaacagcagttcTTACAG GGCACTCGTCTTCTCCATAGTAACCAGTCTACTCAGCTGATTCTGCAGGCAGCTTTCCCACTCCAACAACAGGGCACATTCACCCAGGCAACACACCAACAgcaagcacagcagcaacaacaacaacaacaacaacagcagcaacagcagcagcaaaggcagcaacagcagcaacaacaacagcaacagcagcagcaaagacaacagcagcaacaatctcaccaccagaggcaccaacagcagctcaaaccacagccccaaaaacagcagaaagcgCCATCAATGCACAGGACTGACAGTGTGAGCAGCCAACCACAGTGA